A single Actinomadura algeriensis DNA region contains:
- a CDS encoding PH domain-containing protein yields the protein MRLVTPGDSAPASVNKYLLPHENQVITVRRHPAVLMVPVGLVLGGLIVAGVLVNTVGAVIMWIWWGWLALLAWFVWRVAEWSVDYFVITNQRMLLTTGILTRKVAMMPLAKVTDMSFKRSITGRMLGYGEFVLESAGQDQALTNVDYLPYPEQLYLEVCEMIFPNKNPDD from the coding sequence ATGAGACTGGTCACCCCCGGCGACTCCGCCCCCGCGTCCGTCAACAAGTACCTGCTGCCGCACGAGAACCAGGTCATCACCGTCCGACGGCATCCCGCGGTCCTGATGGTCCCGGTCGGGCTCGTCCTCGGCGGGCTGATCGTCGCGGGCGTCCTGGTCAACACCGTCGGCGCCGTCATCATGTGGATCTGGTGGGGCTGGCTCGCGCTGCTCGCCTGGTTCGTGTGGCGCGTCGCGGAATGGTCGGTCGACTACTTCGTCATCACCAACCAGCGGATGCTGCTCACCACGGGCATTCTGACCCGCAAGGTCGCGATGATGCCGCTCGCGAAGGTCACCGACATGAGCTTCAAGCGGTCCATCACCGGCCGGATGCTCGGCTACGGCGAGTTCGTGCTGGAGTCCGCCGGGCAGGACCAGGCGCTCACGAACGTCGACTACCTCCCCTACCCCGAGCAGCTCTATCTCGAGGTCTGCGAGATGATCTTCCCGAACAAGAACCCGGACGACTAG
- a CDS encoding AlkA N-terminal domain-containing protein — MLPSTMLEDMHEDVERCVRAVRSKDARFDGWFFTGVVTTGIYCRPSCPAVPPKAENMRFYPSAAAAQQAGFRACKRCRPDASPGSPEWNHRADAVARAMRLIADGIVDREGVPGLAVRLGYSTRQIERQLNAELGAGPLALARAQRAQTARLLIETTPLPMGDVAFAAGFASIRAFNDTVREVFALTPTELRDRVAKGKPPAGSGTLSFRLPFRAPLCPDNLFGHLAATAVPGVEEWRDGAFRRALRLPHGHGVAALRPHPDHVVCTLTLTDLRDLTIAISRCRWLLDLDADPVAVDDQLRADPVLAPLVGKAPGRRVPRAADGPEFAVRAVLGQQVSVAAARTHAARLVRAHGEPIGDPLGEGGGLTHLFPTPGALADLDPESLAFPRARRVTLAALVDALAKDEIDLSVGSDWESARARLAALPGFGPWTIETIAMRALGDPDAFIPGDLGVRTAARTLGLPHTPAALTRHADAWRPWRAYAVQYLWATGDHAINYLPAS, encoded by the coding sequence GTGCTGCCGTCGACGATGCTGGAGGACATGCACGAGGACGTGGAGAGGTGCGTGCGGGCCGTCCGGTCGAAGGACGCCCGTTTCGACGGGTGGTTCTTCACCGGGGTGGTGACCACGGGGATCTACTGCCGCCCGAGTTGCCCGGCCGTGCCGCCGAAGGCGGAGAACATGCGGTTCTATCCGAGCGCGGCGGCGGCGCAGCAGGCCGGGTTCCGGGCGTGCAAGCGGTGCCGTCCGGACGCGAGCCCCGGGTCGCCCGAGTGGAATCACCGGGCGGACGCCGTCGCCCGCGCCATGCGGCTCATCGCGGACGGCATCGTCGACCGCGAGGGCGTCCCGGGCCTCGCGGTGAGACTCGGGTACAGCACGCGGCAGATCGAACGGCAGCTCAACGCCGAACTGGGGGCCGGTCCCCTGGCGCTGGCGCGCGCGCAGAGGGCGCAGACCGCGCGGTTGCTGATCGAGACGACGCCGCTGCCGATGGGGGACGTCGCGTTCGCCGCGGGCTTCGCGAGCATCCGGGCGTTCAACGACACCGTCCGGGAGGTGTTCGCCCTCACCCCCACCGAGCTGCGCGACCGGGTGGCGAAGGGGAAGCCGCCGGCCGGGTCCGGGACGCTGTCGTTCCGGCTGCCGTTCCGGGCGCCGCTGTGTCCCGACAACCTGTTCGGGCACCTGGCGGCGACGGCGGTGCCGGGCGTCGAAGAGTGGCGGGACGGCGCGTTCCGCCGGGCGCTGCGGCTGCCGCACGGCCACGGCGTCGCCGCCCTGCGCCCGCACCCCGACCACGTCGTCTGCACGCTCACCCTCACCGACCTGCGCGATCTCACCATCGCGATCAGCCGGTGCCGGTGGCTGCTCGACCTCGACGCCGACCCGGTCGCCGTGGACGATCAGCTCCGCGCCGACCCCGTCCTCGCGCCGCTGGTCGGCAAGGCGCCCGGACGGCGCGTGCCGCGTGCGGCGGACGGACCGGAGTTCGCCGTCCGGGCCGTCCTCGGCCAGCAGGTGTCGGTCGCGGCCGCGCGGACGCACGCCGCCCGGCTCGTCCGCGCGCACGGCGAGCCGATCGGCGACCCGCTCGGCGAGGGCGGCGGCCTGACGCATCTGTTCCCGACGCCCGGGGCGCTCGCGGACCTCGACCCGGAGTCCCTCGCGTTCCCCCGCGCCCGGCGCGTCACCCTGGCGGCCCTCGTGGACGCACTCGCGAAGGACGAGATCGACCTGAGCGTCGGAAGCGACTGGGAGTCGGCCCGCGCGCGCTTGGCGGCACTCCCCGGTTTCGGCCCCTGGACGATCGAGACCATCGCCATGCGCGCGCTGGGCGACCCCGACGCGTTCATCCCCGGGGACCTCGGCGTCCGCACGGCCGCCCGCACCCTCGGGCTCCCCCACACCCCCGCCGCCCTCACCCGGCATGCCGACGCGTGGCGACCGTGGCGCGCCTACGCCGTCCAGTACCTGTGGGCGACCGGTGACCACGCCATCAACTACCTGCCCGCCTCCTAG
- a CDS encoding helix-turn-helix transcriptional regulator → MPGPGNVGERVRNLRLTRRLSQAQLAGHDLSDSYISLIESGKRTPTPTVLRMLAERLGCTPEYLAEGVEPEQRTHLEVRERHAHLALLGGDAAAAEEGFDDVIARSDDPDLTSRARWGRARALEELGRTDLAIGLFEELREQAERDPGRASTLPAVIALARCYHTVGDLGQAIALGERAMERLRVLGLGVGREHTEAGRVLLLAYVDRSDPARAHEVGRRLLYPEGADEPTSVHYQRASLRALEEGAIGDSLYFADQALAARTEGVQPEGGARLHLAAAKALLRGVAPFSEKDPSIVPGTFGRPRAEGSAAAAREALGLLERTSGLTEAEAVESAIARARALVLVGELDEAIAVLERFLDTGIALGPPSPSVPSRPLVPQPGQDLMGRSRTTVRARLVLARARVAQGDRQAAQVVLQAASGQLEGLPAGRATAHLLREMGELFELVEDGDSAAAAYRQALEATGLRGGRPHEANRDLGRV, encoded by the coding sequence ATGCCGGGTCCAGGCAATGTCGGCGAACGTGTCCGCAACCTGCGGCTGACCAGACGCTTGTCGCAGGCACAGCTCGCCGGTCACGACCTCTCCGACAGCTACATCTCCTTGATCGAGTCGGGTAAGCGCACACCGACCCCGACCGTGCTCCGCATGCTGGCCGAGCGACTCGGCTGCACGCCCGAGTACCTCGCCGAGGGCGTCGAGCCGGAGCAGCGCACCCACCTCGAGGTCCGGGAGCGCCACGCGCACCTCGCCCTGCTGGGCGGCGACGCGGCGGCCGCCGAGGAGGGCTTCGACGACGTCATCGCGCGCAGCGACGACCCCGACCTCACCTCCCGCGCCCGCTGGGGCCGCGCCCGCGCCCTCGAGGAGCTCGGCCGCACCGACCTCGCCATCGGGCTGTTCGAGGAGCTGCGCGAGCAGGCCGAACGCGACCCCGGCCGGGCCAGCACGCTGCCCGCCGTCATCGCGCTCGCCCGCTGCTACCACACCGTCGGCGACCTCGGGCAGGCCATCGCGCTCGGCGAGCGCGCCATGGAACGCCTCCGCGTCCTCGGCCTCGGCGTCGGACGCGAGCACACCGAAGCCGGCCGCGTCCTGCTGCTCGCGTACGTGGACCGGTCCGATCCCGCGCGCGCGCACGAAGTCGGCCGCCGCCTCCTGTACCCGGAAGGCGCGGACGAACCCACGAGCGTCCACTACCAGCGGGCCAGCCTCCGCGCGCTCGAAGAGGGCGCCATCGGCGACTCGCTGTACTTCGCCGACCAGGCCCTCGCCGCGCGCACCGAGGGCGTCCAGCCCGAAGGCGGCGCGCGCCTGCACCTCGCCGCCGCCAAGGCGCTGCTCCGCGGCGTCGCACCGTTTTCGGAGAAGGACCCCTCGATCGTCCCCGGCACGTTCGGACGCCCCCGCGCCGAAGGGTCGGCCGCCGCCGCCCGCGAGGCCCTCGGCCTGCTGGAGCGGACGTCCGGGCTCACCGAGGCCGAGGCGGTCGAGTCGGCGATCGCCCGTGCGCGCGCGCTCGTCCTCGTAGGAGAGCTGGACGAGGCCATCGCGGTGCTCGAACGGTTCCTCGACACGGGGATCGCGCTGGGCCCGCCGTCCCCGAGCGTCCCGTCCCGTCCGCTCGTCCCGCAGCCCGGTCAGGACCTCATGGGACGCTCCCGCACGACCGTCCGGGCGCGTCTCGTCCTCGCGCGCGCACGGGTCGCGCAAGGGGACCGGCAGGCCGCACAGGTCGTGCTTCAAGCCGCGTCCGGGCAGCTGGAGGGGCTCCCGGCGGGACGCGCCACGGCGCACCTGCTCCGCGAGATGGGCGAACTGTTCGAACTCGTCGAGGACGGCGACAGCGCGGCGGCCGCGTACCGGCAGGCGCTCGAGGCCACCGGCCTGCGCGGCGGGCGCCCGCACGAGGCCAACCGCGACCTCGGCCGCGTCTGA
- a CDS encoding B3/B4 domain-containing protein, translated as MLERIAVDESVRKLRPDFAVLAMTAEGLTNGPGDDVSAGWLARAAEHADAADPHVEAWREAYRAFGAKPKRTRPSVDALMRRAVPSINRVVDAYNAISVEYALPIGGEDAGAYRGPARLVRATGDEPFDVVAAGEPAVEHPEPGEVVWRDDEGVTCRRWNWRQCVRTRLTEDTENALFLLERLDPYPLDRLQAAADALTARLREISPDVRIAARLIEW; from the coding sequence ATGCTGGAGCGGATAGCCGTGGACGAGTCCGTACGGAAACTGCGCCCGGACTTCGCCGTCCTCGCCATGACCGCCGAAGGGCTGACGAACGGGCCGGGCGACGACGTCTCGGCCGGCTGGCTGGCCCGCGCCGCCGAACACGCCGACGCCGCGGACCCGCACGTCGAGGCGTGGCGCGAGGCGTACCGGGCGTTCGGCGCGAAGCCGAAGCGCACCCGCCCGTCCGTCGACGCCCTCATGCGCCGCGCCGTCCCGTCGATCAACCGGGTCGTGGACGCCTACAACGCGATCAGCGTCGAGTACGCCCTGCCGATCGGCGGCGAAGACGCGGGCGCCTACCGCGGCCCCGCCCGCCTCGTCCGCGCCACCGGCGACGAACCCTTCGACGTCGTCGCGGCCGGCGAACCGGCCGTCGAGCACCCCGAACCGGGCGAGGTCGTCTGGCGGGACGACGAGGGCGTCACGTGCCGCCGCTGGAACTGGCGGCAGTGCGTCCGCACCCGCCTCACCGAGGACACCGAGAACGCCCTGTTCCTCCTGGAACGCCTCGACCCGTACCCCCTCGACCGCCTCCAGGCGGCCGCCGACGCCCTCACGGCCCGCCTCCGCGAGATCTCCCCGGACGTCCGGATCGCCGCCCGGCTGATCGAATGGTGA
- a CDS encoding helix-turn-helix domain-containing protein codes for MSGQVGEQGAIGEAVARTVRALRAGHGWSLDELAGRAGVSKGVLVGLEQGRGNPNLGTLIRISDALGVPLTRLVQVEEEPPMRMFPPERHVVLWEGEHGGRGTLLAGSDPRPSLELWRWELRPGETRDSDPHVPGTKEIVYVEDGVLTLGVDGRTDLVEAGAAAVFVGDRPHSYANASDRDVRFVLAVLDL; via the coding sequence GTGAGCGGGCAGGTGGGTGAACAGGGAGCCATCGGCGAGGCCGTGGCGCGGACCGTCCGGGCGCTGCGGGCCGGGCACGGCTGGAGCCTGGACGAACTCGCCGGCCGGGCCGGCGTCAGCAAGGGCGTGCTCGTCGGGCTCGAGCAGGGGCGCGGCAACCCGAACCTGGGGACGCTCATCCGGATCTCGGACGCGCTCGGCGTTCCGCTGACCCGCCTGGTGCAGGTCGAGGAAGAGCCGCCGATGCGGATGTTCCCGCCCGAACGGCACGTGGTGCTGTGGGAGGGCGAGCACGGCGGCCGCGGCACGCTGCTGGCCGGCAGCGACCCGCGGCCGTCGCTGGAGCTCTGGCGGTGGGAGCTGCGGCCCGGCGAGACGCGCGACAGCGACCCGCACGTGCCCGGCACCAAGGAGATCGTCTACGTGGAGGACGGCGTGCTCACGCTGGGCGTGGACGGGCGCACCGACCTCGTCGAGGCGGGCGCGGCCGCCGTGTTCGTCGGCGACCGGCCGCACTCGTACGCGAACGCGAGCGACCGTGACGTCCGGTTCGTCCTCGCGGTCCTGGACCTCTAG
- the dnaN gene encoding DNA polymerase III subunit beta, which translates to MEFRVDRQTLAEAVAWAARTLPSRPAVPVLAGMLIEVGDGELTLAGFDYEVSARARIDAEVVEPGRVLVPGRLLSDIVRSLPAQPVEIFTKGAEVVVRCGPAEFGLLTMPVEDYPTLPEPPARAGTVPGELFAEAVAQVVVAAGRDDTLPMLTGARIDIEGDTMWLACTDRYRIAARELTWSPADPGFTAGVVVPARTLADTAKAIRPGAEVTIDLGGSGEALIGISGGGRTMTSRLLDDQYINYRARLTGEWTSTARVRTAPFVEAIKRAALVTERSTPVRLQFTPGEVRIRAAAGDSARANEALGAELDGDEVDIAFSPQYLLDALAGIRTEWTRLECAGPTKAALLTGIPDEEDAADRDTGFRYIAMPVRLSS; encoded by the coding sequence GTGGAGTTCCGAGTCGACCGTCAGACGCTCGCCGAGGCCGTCGCGTGGGCCGCGCGGACGCTGCCGTCCCGCCCCGCCGTGCCGGTCCTCGCGGGGATGCTGATCGAGGTCGGCGACGGTGAACTGACCCTCGCGGGGTTCGACTACGAGGTCTCGGCGCGCGCGCGGATCGATGCAGAGGTCGTCGAGCCGGGCCGGGTCCTCGTCCCGGGCAGGCTCCTGTCCGACATCGTGCGGAGCCTCCCCGCGCAGCCCGTGGAGATCTTCACGAAGGGCGCGGAGGTCGTCGTCCGGTGCGGGCCCGCCGAGTTCGGCCTGCTCACGATGCCCGTCGAGGACTACCCCACCCTCCCCGAGCCGCCCGCCCGCGCGGGCACCGTCCCGGGCGAGCTGTTCGCGGAGGCCGTCGCGCAGGTCGTCGTGGCCGCGGGCCGCGACGACACGCTGCCGATGCTGACCGGCGCCCGCATCGACATCGAGGGCGACACGATGTGGCTCGCCTGCACCGACCGGTACCGGATCGCCGCCCGCGAGCTCACCTGGTCGCCCGCCGACCCGGGCTTCACCGCGGGCGTCGTCGTCCCGGCCCGCACCCTCGCCGACACCGCCAAGGCGATCAGGCCCGGCGCGGAGGTCACCATCGACCTCGGCGGCTCCGGCGAGGCACTGATCGGGATCTCCGGCGGCGGCCGCACCATGACCAGCCGCCTCCTGGACGACCAGTACATCAACTACCGGGCGCGGCTCACCGGCGAGTGGACGTCGACCGCGCGGGTCCGCACCGCCCCGTTCGTCGAGGCGATCAAGCGCGCGGCACTGGTCACCGAGCGGAGCACGCCCGTCCGGCTGCAGTTCACGCCCGGCGAGGTGCGGATCCGGGCCGCCGCGGGCGACTCGGCCCGCGCGAACGAGGCCCTCGGCGCGGAACTCGACGGCGACGAGGTCGACATCGCGTTCAGCCCGCAGTACCTCCTGGACGCGCTCGCCGGGATCCGCACCGAGTGGACGCGCCTGGAGTGCGCGGGCCCGACCAAGGCCGCACTGCTCACCGGCATTCCCGACGAGGAGGACGCCGCCGACCGCGACACCGGCTTCCGCTACATCGCGATGCCCGTCCGGCTCAGCTCCTGA
- a CDS encoding TetR/AcrR family transcriptional regulator: MRSVDDDRSTRAIIRDEALRLFAVHGPDRVTVRQVGEAAEVSAALVIHHFGSKEVLRETVDRHVLSLLESMLDDLAADPGAADARPGPSERGAPASLADALLRRLPPDSPVPAYLARLLPGDDPAGARLFRRLYEAARRHTPSADRAAFLLVNDLAVILLRHRIADVLGTDPLSREGLARWTAEAMTVYERGIG; this comes from the coding sequence ATGCGTTCAGTCGATGACGATCGTTCGACCCGGGCGATCATCCGCGACGAGGCCCTGCGCCTCTTCGCCGTCCACGGCCCGGACCGGGTCACCGTCCGGCAGGTCGGGGAGGCCGCGGAAGTCTCGGCCGCCCTGGTCATCCACCACTTCGGCTCGAAGGAGGTGCTCCGCGAGACGGTCGACCGGCACGTTCTGAGCCTGCTGGAGAGCATGCTCGACGACCTGGCCGCGGACCCCGGCGCGGCGGACGCGCGGCCCGGACCGTCCGAACGCGGCGCGCCGGCGTCGCTCGCGGACGCGCTCCTGCGGCGGCTGCCGCCCGACTCCCCCGTGCCCGCCTACCTCGCGCGGCTCCTGCCCGGCGACGACCCGGCGGGCGCGCGCCTGTTCCGCCGCCTGTACGAAGCGGCCCGCAGACACACCCCGAGCGCGGACCGGGCCGCGTTCCTCCTGGTCAACGACCTGGCCGTCATCCTCCTGCGGCACCGGATCGCCGACGTTCTCGGCACCGACCCGCTGTCGCGCGAGGGCCTCGCCCGCTGGACCGCCGAGGCGATGACCGTCTACGAGAGGGGGATCGGGTGA
- a CDS encoding methylated-DNA--[protein]-cysteine S-methyltransferase — protein MQTAHTHTAHTHTAHTVLESKVGPLTVVVTDGAVSGLYMHEQRHRPPQETFGFPVDDPGERPFAQVAEQLAAYFAGDLTEFDVPLALNGTPFQQRVWAALQEIPYGETVTYGELAREIGSPTASRAVGLANGKNPVGVIVPCHRVVGSNGDLTGYGGGIDRKRYLLGFEREVRHGSAPALF, from the coding sequence ATGCAGACAGCGCACACCCACACAGCGCACACCCACACAGCGCACACCGTCTTGGAAAGCAAGGTCGGCCCGCTCACGGTGGTCGTCACCGACGGCGCCGTGTCCGGGCTGTACATGCACGAACAGCGGCACCGGCCGCCCCAGGAAACTTTCGGCTTCCCCGTGGACGACCCGGGCGAACGGCCGTTCGCGCAAGTCGCGGAGCAGCTCGCCGCCTACTTCGCCGGTGACCTGACCGAGTTCGACGTGCCCCTCGCCCTGAACGGGACGCCCTTCCAACAGCGCGTCTGGGCCGCGCTCCAGGAAATCCCCTACGGGGAGACGGTCACCTACGGCGAGCTGGCCCGGGAGATCGGGAGCCCGACCGCCTCCCGCGCCGTCGGTCTCGCCAACGGCAAGAACCCGGTCGGCGTGATCGTGCCGTGCCACCGGGTCGTCGGATCGAACGGCGACCTCACCGGCTACGGCGGCGGCATCGACCGCAAGCGCTACCTGCTGGGCTTCGAGCGCGAGGTCCGGCACGGCTCCGCGCCCGCGCTTTTCTGA
- a CDS encoding tRNA adenosine deaminase-associated protein, whose product MSSFAVVFARTPQGWVGTEAVLAEAADVDDVADLMREAAVESYGDPVVLLVEEDDDWFAVVRLDGQDEPRAYVSTVREDGLGTLFHQLIGEVPAGDPGGDPGLLDDLGIDAGGLADLAERALPGDALLTVAERAGFGEEFDRLRE is encoded by the coding sequence GTGTCCTCTTTCGCCGTTGTCTTCGCCCGGACCCCGCAGGGCTGGGTCGGCACCGAGGCCGTCCTCGCGGAGGCCGCGGACGTCGACGACGTCGCCGACCTGATGCGGGAGGCCGCCGTCGAGTCCTACGGCGACCCGGTCGTGCTGCTGGTCGAGGAGGACGACGACTGGTTCGCGGTCGTCCGGCTGGACGGGCAGGACGAGCCGCGCGCGTACGTCTCGACCGTCCGCGAGGACGGGCTCGGCACCCTGTTCCACCAGCTCATCGGTGAGGTCCCGGCCGGCGACCCGGGCGGCGACCCGGGCCTCCTGGACGACCTCGGCATCGACGCGGGCGGCCTCGCCGACCTCGCCGAGCGGGCCCTGCCGGGGGACGCGCTGCTGACGGTCGCCGAACGGGCCGGCTTCGGCGAGGAGTTCGACCGGCTCCGTGAGTGA
- a CDS encoding tRNA adenosine deaminase-associated protein, with translation MTDVDATDFAVVVYREDEAWEAEVLPVALTEDLAGLIHALRQQPSLGGTVGLVAVGDDFFVAIRLLGDEVMVFLSDVTASVDWPLAGQVLEYLDIPIPDEEELDQVLPVGDMSIFADLGLDEMELGAISGDLELYPDEMLLSIAGRIGFAVAFERAVDTVA, from the coding sequence ATGACGGATGTGGACGCGACGGATTTCGCCGTCGTGGTGTACCGGGAGGACGAAGCCTGGGAGGCCGAAGTGCTCCCGGTGGCGCTGACCGAGGACCTCGCGGGGCTGATCCATGCCCTGCGGCAGCAGCCGAGCCTGGGAGGCACGGTGGGGCTCGTGGCGGTCGGCGACGACTTCTTCGTGGCGATCCGCCTGCTCGGCGACGAGGTGATGGTGTTCCTGTCGGACGTCACGGCGTCCGTCGACTGGCCGCTCGCCGGGCAGGTACTGGAATACCTGGACATTCCCATCCCCGACGAGGAGGAACTCGACCAGGTCCTCCCCGTCGGCGACATGTCGATCTTCGCCGATCTCGGGCTCGACGAGATGGAGCTCGGCGCCATCTCCGGCGACCTCGAGCTGTACCCGGACGAGATGCTCCTCAGCATCGCCGGCCGCATCGGCTTCGCCGTCGCGTTCGAGCGGGCCGTCGACACGGTGGCGTAG
- the upp gene encoding uracil phosphoribosyltransferase, translating into MQTLAVDHPLVAHKLTTLRDSRTDSPTFRRLADELVTLLAYEATRDVRVTEVTVPSPLVDAEGVQLASPKPLVVPILRAGLGMLDGMTRLLPTAEVGFLGMIRDEGSLQAQTYATRLPDDLSGRQCYVLDPMLATGGTLAAAIRLLCERGATDVTALCLLAAPEGLRYLEQAFTDITAPIRVVTAAVDSHLNEQGFIVPGLGDAGDRLYGVV; encoded by the coding sequence ATGCAGACCCTCGCCGTCGACCACCCGCTCGTCGCGCACAAGCTCACCACCCTGCGGGACTCGCGCACCGACTCGCCCACGTTCCGCCGGCTGGCCGACGAGCTCGTCACCCTGCTCGCCTACGAGGCGACCCGGGACGTCCGGGTCACCGAGGTGACGGTCCCGTCCCCGCTGGTGGACGCCGAGGGCGTCCAGCTCGCCAGCCCGAAGCCGCTGGTGGTGCCGATCCTGCGCGCGGGCCTCGGCATGCTGGACGGGATGACCCGGCTGCTGCCGACCGCCGAGGTCGGGTTCCTCGGCATGATCCGCGACGAGGGATCCCTGCAGGCCCAGACGTACGCGACGCGGCTGCCCGACGACCTGTCCGGCCGGCAGTGCTACGTCCTGGACCCGATGCTCGCGACCGGCGGGACGCTCGCCGCCGCCATCCGGCTGCTGTGCGAGCGCGGCGCCACCGACGTCACCGCCCTCTGCCTGCTGGCCGCGCCCGAGGGGCTGCGGTACCTGGAGCAGGCGTTCACCGACATCACCGCGCCGATCCGCGTCGTCACCGCCGCGGTCGACTCGCACCTGAACGAGCAGGGCTTCATCGTGCCCGGACTCGGCGACGCCGGAGACCGCCTCTACGGCGTCGTCTGA
- a CDS encoding MHYT domain-containing protein, translated as MHHMQHFGYGPVTPVAAYAMSFIGSLLGLRCAARARAGGGTERVSWLVLAALAIGGAGIWVMHFIAMLGFTVHGTEIRYDVRLTAASALIAIAIVGIGMCLVGFGGTRARILLPAGAITGAGVAVMHYSGMAAMNMPGNVSYDLIWVAVSVVIAVVAATAALWFSVRVRGLLATVGAAAVMGVAVSGMHYSGMAGMTVEIVPGLGAPSGATAAQLLLPSILAISVLTVVTLMIISLAPNETEMARTAEMQRLLRERRDDTPPAGTPPRG; from the coding sequence ATGCACCACATGCAACACTTCGGCTACGGTCCGGTCACCCCGGTGGCGGCGTACGCGATGTCCTTCATCGGGTCGCTGCTCGGCCTGCGGTGCGCCGCCCGCGCGCGGGCCGGCGGCGGGACCGAGCGCGTGTCCTGGCTGGTGCTCGCCGCGCTGGCGATCGGCGGCGCCGGGATCTGGGTCATGCACTTCATCGCCATGCTCGGCTTCACCGTCCACGGGACGGAGATCCGCTACGACGTCCGGCTCACCGCCGCCAGCGCGCTGATCGCGATCGCGATCGTGGGCATCGGGATGTGCCTGGTCGGCTTCGGCGGCACGCGGGCACGGATCCTGCTGCCCGCCGGGGCCATCACCGGGGCCGGGGTCGCGGTCATGCACTACTCCGGGATGGCGGCGATGAACATGCCCGGCAACGTGTCGTACGACCTGATCTGGGTGGCGGTGTCCGTGGTCATCGCGGTGGTCGCGGCCACGGCGGCGCTCTGGTTCAGCGTCCGGGTGCGGGGCCTGCTCGCCACCGTCGGCGCCGCCGCGGTCATGGGCGTCGCCGTCTCCGGCATGCACTACAGCGGCATGGCGGGCATGACCGTGGAGATCGTGCCGGGGCTCGGCGCACCGTCCGGAGCGACCGCCGCCCAGCTGCTGCTGCCGTCCATCCTGGCGATCAGCGTCCTGACGGTGGTCACGCTGATGATCATCTCGCTGGCCCCGAACGAGACCGAGATGGCCCGGACGGCCGAGATGCAGCGGCTCCTGCGGGAACGCCGGGACGACACGCCCCCGGCCGGGACGCCGCCGCGCGGGTGA
- the tadA gene encoding tRNA adenosine(34) deaminase TadA has product MRRALDEARLAADAGEIPVGAVVLDPSGEIIGTGHNDRERTGDPAGHAEIVAMRAAASVRGEWRLSGCTLVVTLEPCTMCAGASVQARVARLVYGAVDEKAGAVGSLWDVVRDRRLNHRPEVIAGLLADECAAPLIEFFAGRRVR; this is encoded by the coding sequence ATGCGGCGCGCGCTGGACGAGGCGCGGCTGGCGGCGGACGCGGGCGAGATCCCCGTCGGCGCGGTCGTCCTCGACCCGTCCGGCGAGATCATCGGCACCGGGCACAACGACCGGGAACGCACCGGCGACCCGGCGGGCCACGCGGAGATCGTCGCGATGCGCGCCGCCGCGTCCGTCCGCGGCGAGTGGCGGCTGTCGGGCTGCACCCTGGTCGTGACGCTCGAACCCTGCACGATGTGCGCGGGCGCGTCCGTGCAGGCCCGCGTCGCCCGTCTGGTCTACGGGGCCGTCGACGAGAAGGCCGGCGCGGTGGGCTCGCTGTGGGACGTCGTCCGGGACCGGCGGCTCAACCACCGGCCGGAGGTCATCGCGGGTCTGCTGGCCGACGAGTGCGCGGCCCCGCTAATCGAGTTCTTCGCAGGGCGCCGCGTCCGGTAG